The genomic region TCAATGGTTCACGAAATTTTCCATAATGATAATTTTAGAAACTGGTGGTTAACACATAATACAGGAAAGACTTTGCAAGAATGGAGCTTTAGTTCCTGGAAAAAAGCTGTTCAAGATAAAGTATCTTTACGAATAGAAGAGATAATTAATTGGGAAAGGATGCTAGGATAATGATCTGGGGCGATAGCTGGATTTTAATAGTTATAATAGCGGTAATAATTGACCTTATTATTGGAGAATTGCCTGGAAAGCATCCTGTGCAGTATCTAGGTGATTTTATTAAATGGTTTGAAAAGGTAGCTTATAAAGATTCAGTAATTAGAGGATTCATTTTAGCTGTACTACTTATTGCTTTAGTTGCTACAATTACAGCTTTTGTGCAAACTCTTGTTTTAGTTCTGCCTTTGATACCAGCTGTTATAATATTAGGAATATTTGCATCTACAGGATTAGCAAGTAAAACATTAAAAAAATATGTAAAAAAAGTATTATTTGCGGCTAATGATGAAGAAAGAAGAGAAAATTTAGCTATTATTGTAACTAGAAATACAAAATTATTGGATGATAAAAAGGTTTATAGTTCATTAATTGAGTCTCATGCTGAAAACTTATCAGATGGAGTTGTGGCTCCATTAATTTATTTAATTATGTTTGGATTTCCAGGACTTATGGTCTATAAAACCATCTCTACTCTTGATTCAATGATTGGGTACAAAAATACAAGATATGAGAATTTCGGCAAAGTTTCAGCTATGGTTGATGATGTAATGAATTATATTCCATCAAGAGTAACTGCATTTATAATATGGATATTAAGTAATGAAAGAATATCCTGGAAGAAATTAACTGTAGAGGCAAAATTGTATAGTTCAAGCCCCAATGCAGGATATCCTGTTGTTGCAGCAGCGTACAATCTTGGTGTTAAATTGGGTGGGCCTGTGTATTATGGTAATGATTTAGTCAATAAAGCTGAAGTTGGACAGGAAAAAACTGATAATTACGAACAAGCTGCTAAGAACTTTTTAGATGTTCATATGAGACTAGATTTAATAGTATTGCTAGTTCTAGTTTCATTCTTAGCACTTAAAGTATTTATAATTTAGGAAATTATTCAGGAGAAATATAATCTAATGAAAAGATTAAGGCATTATGATAAAGATTTAGCGGTTGTACTCTCAGTTTTTGGATCATCAGATGATTCAGCAATGGAGCAGTATTTACAGCTAAAGCAAGAAGTGGAGCAAGCAATACCTGATGAAATAGGAGTTAGGATTGCTATATCATCAAGAACAGTTTTAAAAAAGCTAGAGAAAAGAGGGCAAAAATGCTATACTCTGGCAGAACAGCTAGCAAATCTTGACAGGTTAGGGCATAGAAAGGTAATTGTAAGCTCAATTAATGTGTTTCCAACTGAAGAGCATAGGTATTTAGAGCGTATTGTGGATGCTTTTAAAAATATATCAGACAGATACGAGATAACAGTCCCGCTTTTTTCAAGGTCTAAGAAGACAAATGAATTTTTAGATTATCTGAATAGTGAATTGCGTGCTAAATATAATGTATCAAACATTGTTTATATAGCTCATGGAGCACCAAATCTCAGCTCTCCAGGCAGTCAGGCTTTTACTTATGTAAGAGATTACCTTCAAATGCTAAATCATAGAAACTTTTTTTATACTATTGAAGGATCATATCCTTATAAAAAAGAATTTTTACTAAAAGAAGTAGAGAAACTAGATCAAGTAAATGGTAAAACTAACGACATTCTGGTTGTTCCATTACTTCTTGTGGCAGGAATTCACAGCAAAAATGATATTCAGGAAATTAAGGATGAATTGTCAGAAAATTTTGACAGAGTAGAAATTCCAAAAGATTTCCTGAGTAATGGTGATTTTTCACTTCTAAAGTTACAAAAAACAAGAGAATATTTTATCGGTGAAATCATGACCGGTATAAGTTGGTTAATTTGCAGATGTTGTAATAAGGAGAAGCAATGACGGCTAAATTTTATATAATTTCATTAGGACCTGGAAATCCTGAGTTAATTACAATTCAGGCGCTTAAGGTTTTAGAGGATTGTGATGTTATTTTTGTACCTGTTAGATCTTCTAATCTAGAGTGGAAGGGGTCTGTAGCGTATCAAATCCTAAAAAATATATATAATACTCATGAAAAGTGGTTTAAAGGCTCAGCTGAATCTTTTAATTTCATTAAAAGCTGGGAAGAAAAATTTGCTCCTATTTATACTCCAATGATTTATGATCCTGATAGTTGGAAAGATCAGGTAAGCCAGATTGTAAATGCTTGTAATTCTAATGCTAAGGTTGGATTTGTAACCCTTGGAGATGCTGGTTTATTTAGTTCTGCTTATTATCTCCTTGGTATAATTGATGGACAATATCCAAATATTTCTCAAAACACTGAAGTGATACCAGGTATAAGTTCAATTTCCTACGCATCTTCACTGGTTAAAAAACCTTTATGCTTAGGTAATTCTCAATTAGAGATTGTTCCTATGCATACTGAAGAAATACAGTCTACAAAGGTTTATATGAGGCTTCATAAAGGTGATGATGTAAGTAATTTAGAAGGTAATGATTTATATTACTTTGAAAATCTTGGTTTAGAAAATGAATCTTATAATAAAGGTACACCCGGAATTATTGAGAATTACCTGACAGTAATAATAAATTTTGCTTCACAAGCTGCTCCATCTATGAAAGATAAGGAGAAATAAATATGAAAGCTGTAGCAATATCAGCTTTATCATCAGGACAAGGGAAAACCATGTTTACCATGGCTCTTTTACACTGGTTGAAAACTAATATAGGTTCAGTGAGACCTTATAAAGTCGGACCTGATTATATAGACCCCAGATTTCACGAAAAAATTACAGGCGTAGATTCTATAAACCTTGATCTGTATATGATGACTGAAGATGAAGTCAAGAGTACCTTTTTATATTATGCAAAAGGCGTAGAAAACCTTGTTATAGAAGGTGTTATGGGTTTTTATGACGGGATAGATTATGGTACTTCTACTTACGAAGTTACTAAGGCTGTAAACGTGCCAACTATACTGGTTGTTTCTGCTGAAGGATCTTATGCTACCATAGTTCCCACTTTAAAAGGAATGATGGAATATAAGCCTAATAATACTATTCAAGGTGTTATTCTGAATAAACTGTCTTCTGAAAAACATTTTCAAACTATAAAAAATCAGATCAAAAAGGAGCTCCCACAGTTAAATATTCTGGGATGGATTCAAAAAAGCCTTGATACTATTTCATCTCGTCATCTTGGGCTGGATTTAACGGAGCTTAATAACGAGAAACTTAGTGAGCTTTCTGAATCTGTAATGAAAAACATTGATATTCCTGAACTATTAAAGTTTATGGAGTATAAGAATGAAATAGAAGTTAGAGCTGATTATTGGCTCCATGAAGTTGATGAAATAAAGCAAACTTGCGGAAATTTAACTCTTACAGTAGTTAATGATGAAGCATTTTCTTTTATTTATCCACAGAATCTGCATTTCTTTGAAAAAGTATTTGGAAAAGTGCATAGAATTTCAGCTTTAAATGATGAAGAAATCCCTTCTGGTACTGACATTGTATATATTCCAGGTGGATACGTAGAAACTCCT from Candidatus Melainabacteria bacterium RIFOXYA2_FULL_32_9 harbors:
- a CDS encoding cobalamin biosynthesis protein CobD, with product MIWGDSWILIVIIAVIIDLIIGELPGKHPVQYLGDFIKWFEKVAYKDSVIRGFILAVLLIALVATITAFVQTLVLVLPLIPAVIILGIFASTGLASKTLKKYVKKVLFAANDEERRENLAIIVTRNTKLLDDKKVYSSLIESHAENLSDGVVAPLIYLIMFGFPGLMVYKTISTLDSMIGYKNTRYENFGKVSAMVDDVMNYIPSRVTAFIIWILSNERISWKKLTVEAKLYSSSPNAGYPVVAAAYNLGVKLGGPVYYGNDLVNKAEVGQEKTDNYEQAAKNFLDVHMRLDLIVLLVLVSFLALKVFII
- a CDS encoding hydrogenobyrinic acid a,c-diamide synthase (glutamine-hydrolyzing); the protein is MKAVAISALSSGQGKTMFTMALLHWLKTNIGSVRPYKVGPDYIDPRFHEKITGVDSINLDLYMMTEDEVKSTFLYYAKGVENLVIEGVMGFYDGIDYGTSTYEVTKAVNVPTILVVSAEGSYATIVPTLKGMMEYKPNNTIQGVILNKLSSEKHFQTIKNQIKKELPQLNILGWIQKSLDTISSRHLGLDLTELNNEKLSELSESVMKNIDIPELLKFMEYKNEIEVRADYWLHEVDEIKQTCGNLTLTVVNDEAFSFIYPQNLHFFEKVFGKVHRISALNDEEIPSGTDIVYIPGGYVETPEVAPIVHKATRFKQSLQKFASNPDKKIYAECAGLMFLGEKIQTTDDKWIEGAGILPLNFEIQKIRHRLGYYKAVDKNNLNIYKGHAFHYSRPVPVNEDLSGIKWGLFKERDKKATAGAWTNENKNVLGTYLHSLFFNQPDLVLEYLTPSVLPPRV